Proteins from one Esox lucius isolate fEsoLuc1 chromosome 19, fEsoLuc1.pri, whole genome shotgun sequence genomic window:
- the tigara gene encoding probable fructose-2,6-bisphosphatase TIGAR A isoform X4, with amino-acid sequence MTERSEKSLIRSHYKYVLFVFFLIFSSGETEWNKKGLLQGQAMNSSLSDIGMQQAEAAGKYLRDVKFTNVFVSDMARARQTCEAIVKHNSSCSGLEIVTDPSLKERCFGSAEGGLVVDMKNMAAAAGQSWLDFTPPGGETIEQMKTRVETFLGHLFQRMVADHCRPGQKVTKMPETEGALAGICRFIMSVEEVDASVTLSAIRCVFINRCEHI; translated from the exons ATGACTGAACGGTCTGAGAAAAGCCTGATCCGCAGTCACTACAAATATgtactttttgtgttttttttaattttttccagtgGTGAAACAGAATGGAATAAAAAAGGCCTTCTCCAAG GCCAGGCGATGAATTCATCTCTGTCAGATATAGGGATGCAACAGGCAGAAGCTGCCGGAAAGTACCTCAGAGATGTCAAGTTCACCAACGTCTTTGTGAGTGACATGGCCCGCGCTCGCCAG ACTTGTGAAGCTATTGTAAAACATAATAGTAGTTGCTCTGGCCTGGAAATTGTCACTGACCCATCACTTAAAGAGAGG tgttttggAAGCGCTGAGGGGGGTTTGGTGGTGGACATGAAGAACATGGCTGCAGCAGCTGGTCAGTCTTGGCTGGACTTTACGCCTCCTGGTGGAGAGACTATAGAACAG ATGAAGACGCGAGTAGAAACCTTTCTGGGGCACCTGTTCCAGCGCATGGTggctgaccactgcagaccaggccAGAAGGTGACCAAGATGCCGGAGACCGAAGGGGCTCTTGCAG GCATATGTCGTTTCATCATGTCCGTGGAGGAAGTTGATGCCAGCGTCACCCTCTCTGCTATTCGCTGTGTCTTCATCAACAGGTGTGAGCACATCTAA
- the fgf6a gene encoding fibroblast growth factor 6a, translating to MAIAQRLLISMSYEASTHWTLTTIVLLGCLVGILSSYPIPSRTNATLLEKRWETLFSRSILGISGEKSDLNWESDYLLGIKRVRRLYCNVGIGFHLQVLPDGRINGVHNENQYSLIEISTVERGVVSLYGVRSELFVAMNSRGRLYGTTVFHDECKFRESLLPNNYNAYESSVYRGSYIALSKYGRRKRGNKATTAMTVTHFLPRT from the exons ATGGCCATTGCGCAAAGGCTCCTCATCAGTATGTCCTACGAGGCCAGCACGCACTGGACGTTGACTACGATTGTTCTCTTGGGGTGCCTAGTGGGGATTTTGTCATCATATCCTATTCCAAGCAGGACAAATGCAACTTTATTGGAGAAAAGATGGGAGACCCTCTTCTCCCGCTCCATTCTGGGCATCTCGGGGGAGAAATCGGACCTGAACTGGGAGAGTGACTATTTGCTGGGTATCAAAAGAGTGCGGAGGCTCTACTGCAACGTGGGCATCGGGTTTCACCTTCAGGTCCTCCCAGACGGCAGGATAAATGGTGTACATAATGAGAACCAGTACA GTCTAATAGAGATCTCAACGGTAGAGCGAGGAGTGGTTAGCTTGTATGGGGTGAGAAGTGAGCTGTTTGTCGCAATGAATAGCCGAGGAAGGTTATACGGAACG ACAGTCTTCCACGATGAGTGCAAGTTCAGAGAGAGCTTGCTGCCAAACAACTACAATGCCTATGAGTCTTCTGTTTACAGAGGCTCCTACATCGCCCTCAGCAAATATGGCCGCCGGAAGAGAGGCAACAAGGCCACGACCGCCATGACTGTCACACACTTCCTCCCCCGAACATGA
- the tigara gene encoding probable fructose-2,6-bisphosphatase TIGAR A isoform X3, whose amino-acid sequence MNSSLSDIGMQQAEAAGKYLRDVKFTNVFVSDMARARQTCEAIVKHNSSCSGLEIVTDPSLKERCFGSAEGGLVVDMKNMAAAAGQSWLDFTPPGGETIEQMKTRVETFLGHLFQRMVADHCRPGQKVTKMPETEGALAGKPDDGTRDIPAHALVVSHGALIRVAMRYFVDELKCPLPQGLDMSHVIALCPNTGICRFIMSVEEVDASVTLSAIRCVFINRCEHI is encoded by the exons ATGAATTCATCTCTGTCAGATATAGGGATGCAACAGGCAGAAGCTGCCGGAAAGTACCTCAGAGATGTCAAGTTCACCAACGTCTTTGTGAGTGACATGGCCCGCGCTCGCCAG ACTTGTGAAGCTATTGTAAAACATAATAGTAGTTGCTCTGGCCTGGAAATTGTCACTGACCCATCACTTAAAGAGAGG tgttttggAAGCGCTGAGGGGGGTTTGGTGGTGGACATGAAGAACATGGCTGCAGCAGCTGGTCAGTCTTGGCTGGACTTTACGCCTCCTGGTGGAGAGACTATAGAACAG ATGAAGACGCGAGTAGAAACCTTTCTGGGGCACCTGTTCCAGCGCATGGTggctgaccactgcagaccaggccAGAAGGTGACCAAGATGCCGGAGACCGAAGGGGCTCTTGCAGGCAAGCCAGACGACGGGACGAGGGACATCCCAGCCCATGCCCTGGTGGTCAGCCATGGAGCCCTCATACGTGTGGCCATGCGCTATTTTGTGGACGAGCTAAAGTGTCCTTTACCCCAAGGGTTGGACATGTCACATGTGATTGCTCTTTGTCCCAACACAGGCATATGTCGTTTCATCATGTCCGTGGAGGAAGTTGATGCCAGCGTCACCCTCTCTGCTATTCGCTGTGTCTTCATCAACAGGTGTGAGCACATCTAA
- the tigara gene encoding probable fructose-2,6-bisphosphatase TIGAR A isoform X1, translating to MTERSEKSLIRSHYKYVLFVFFLIFSSGETEWNKKGLLQGQAMNSSLSDIGMQQAEAAGKYLRDVKFTNVFVSDMARARQTCEAIVKHNSSCSGLEIVTDPSLKERCFGSAEGGLVVDMKNMAAAAGQSWLDFTPPGGETIEQMKTRVETFLGHLFQRMVADHCRPGQKVTKMPETEGALAGKPDDGTRDIPAHALVVSHGALIRVAMRYFVDELKCPLPQGLDMSHVIALCPNTGICRFIMSVEEVDASVTLSAIRCVFINRCEHI from the exons ATGACTGAACGGTCTGAGAAAAGCCTGATCCGCAGTCACTACAAATATgtactttttgtgttttttttaattttttccagtgGTGAAACAGAATGGAATAAAAAAGGCCTTCTCCAAG GCCAGGCGATGAATTCATCTCTGTCAGATATAGGGATGCAACAGGCAGAAGCTGCCGGAAAGTACCTCAGAGATGTCAAGTTCACCAACGTCTTTGTGAGTGACATGGCCCGCGCTCGCCAG ACTTGTGAAGCTATTGTAAAACATAATAGTAGTTGCTCTGGCCTGGAAATTGTCACTGACCCATCACTTAAAGAGAGG tgttttggAAGCGCTGAGGGGGGTTTGGTGGTGGACATGAAGAACATGGCTGCAGCAGCTGGTCAGTCTTGGCTGGACTTTACGCCTCCTGGTGGAGAGACTATAGAACAG ATGAAGACGCGAGTAGAAACCTTTCTGGGGCACCTGTTCCAGCGCATGGTggctgaccactgcagaccaggccAGAAGGTGACCAAGATGCCGGAGACCGAAGGGGCTCTTGCAGGCAAGCCAGACGACGGGACGAGGGACATCCCAGCCCATGCCCTGGTGGTCAGCCATGGAGCCCTCATACGTGTGGCCATGCGCTATTTTGTGGACGAGCTAAAGTGTCCTTTACCCCAAGGGTTGGACATGTCACATGTGATTGCTCTTTGTCCCAACACAGGCATATGTCGTTTCATCATGTCCGTGGAGGAAGTTGATGCCAGCGTCACCCTCTCTGCTATTCGCTGTGTCTTCATCAACAGGTGTGAGCACATCTAA
- the tigara gene encoding probable fructose-2,6-bisphosphatase TIGAR A isoform X2, producing the protein MLTFGITIVRHGETEWNKKGLLQGQAMNSSLSDIGMQQAEAAGKYLRDVKFTNVFVSDMARARQTCEAIVKHNSSCSGLEIVTDPSLKERCFGSAEGGLVVDMKNMAAAAGQSWLDFTPPGGETIEQMKTRVETFLGHLFQRMVADHCRPGQKVTKMPETEGALAGKPDDGTRDIPAHALVVSHGALIRVAMRYFVDELKCPLPQGLDMSHVIALCPNTGICRFIMSVEEVDASVTLSAIRCVFINRCEHI; encoded by the exons ATGCTCACCTTTGGAATTACGATAGTACGACA tgGTGAAACAGAATGGAATAAAAAAGGCCTTCTCCAAG GCCAGGCGATGAATTCATCTCTGTCAGATATAGGGATGCAACAGGCAGAAGCTGCCGGAAAGTACCTCAGAGATGTCAAGTTCACCAACGTCTTTGTGAGTGACATGGCCCGCGCTCGCCAG ACTTGTGAAGCTATTGTAAAACATAATAGTAGTTGCTCTGGCCTGGAAATTGTCACTGACCCATCACTTAAAGAGAGG tgttttggAAGCGCTGAGGGGGGTTTGGTGGTGGACATGAAGAACATGGCTGCAGCAGCTGGTCAGTCTTGGCTGGACTTTACGCCTCCTGGTGGAGAGACTATAGAACAG ATGAAGACGCGAGTAGAAACCTTTCTGGGGCACCTGTTCCAGCGCATGGTggctgaccactgcagaccaggccAGAAGGTGACCAAGATGCCGGAGACCGAAGGGGCTCTTGCAGGCAAGCCAGACGACGGGACGAGGGACATCCCAGCCCATGCCCTGGTGGTCAGCCATGGAGCCCTCATACGTGTGGCCATGCGCTATTTTGTGGACGAGCTAAAGTGTCCTTTACCCCAAGGGTTGGACATGTCACATGTGATTGCTCTTTGTCCCAACACAGGCATATGTCGTTTCATCATGTCCGTGGAGGAAGTTGATGCCAGCGTCACCCTCTCTGCTATTCGCTGTGTCTTCATCAACAGGTGTGAGCACATCTAA